A segment of the Rattus rattus isolate New Zealand chromosome 4, Rrattus_CSIRO_v1, whole genome shotgun sequence genome:
CTATCACTATGTCCAATGCTACATTAAAAGCAACTGTTTTAAGCTATTATTTGTGTTTACATTATGCCTACTTATATCTCTAAGTTATGATGTTTGAGTTACAGGCCTAAGGATGTATATTAGAGTATGTGTTTGGCTGCTGTGCCTGTTGGGTTTGGGGGCTCAGTATCGTTTCTAAGATGCAGAAGGTATGGTCGGACTTAAATTCTTGTAAGTATCCTGTGACAGATAAGAGCTTTTCTTCAGTTGGTAGCTAGAAGGAGTGCGGCTGCTCTGACTCTTCCCTCCTTCGCTCACACGCTAGAGAAGCAGATCTGGgcctcagccctggctgtcccactGTAGTCCACAGAAAGAATCTCTGGCCCACAGCCAGCTGCGGCCATGCACCTTGAGGTATTCTGTACATCCAGATAGCAgtgttctctttttttatattgttgttaattgttctttgaggcagggtctcgctatgtagagTTGTGTGGCCTTACTATGCGGACTAGACTGTCCTAAAACTAAGAGATCCCCtgactttgcctcccaagtgctgggaccaaaggcgtGCTGAGGACCTTAGTATGCAATGTGAAGACCTGGAAGTCACGGTCTCCCTTCCTACTTaagcagtttctttctttttaagtatgaCTACTCCGATCGCATGTTCACCTGaatgccagaagaaggtatcagatccctttataAATCAGGGTCTTAACCTGCAAGCAAACTGCCCACCAGTACATTATCAaagtttctttaaatttttgtctGGTTATAAAAATATTGATGATGATATGAAGAAGTATTTAGAAAGTGAGCTCCCCAGTGACGTTATAGTTGACAATTCGATGAAAAGAAGTTggtagctaggtgtggtggcatacccGTTATCGACACACTCAGAAGCCAAAGCCACAGGCATCTCAAGACCATGTCTCAATGAAATAACTAAAGTAGTTGGTTTGTTCCTTCTGTATTTCTGTACTGACTCTTTTGAGAATGTTAAGGAAGAACATTCCAGGGGCTTTCCTATTAAGTTTGTATACCCTAGTGAACCACACAGTATTGTATACATTGGTGAGCCTGCTTGTGTCTCATTCTGCCCCTGTCTCTTCCTTGCAGAAAACCAGCTGATTCCCACCGAGTTACGCCGGGAGGCTCTCGCATTACAGGGGTCCTTGGAGTTTGATGATGCTGGTGGTGAAGGTAAACTGCTCTGCAGCTTTCTTCCACACTGAACCAACTTCTGTGCCCACTGGGCTCCATGTCCTCCTTGGCCACACTGGGCCGTTTCCCACCTGATAGAAGTGTCCAGGTGAgcagtctctgtccctgtccccaggtTCCCTCCTGTCTGCCTGGGTGGCATCTCCCTGAACAGGTGATTTCAGTTCCATTTATACAGTGAGCACAGTAGCTTTTATCTATGCTCACTCTTCCTCACCGGAGTGTCTGCTGGAGCAGAAGTATTCTTAGCACCGGTACCCAAATGGATTATTCCCTGCATTAGTCAATAAGCAGGAGAAAAATCATGGATGCTATAGATAGTGGTGAGGGAGGGAGTCTCTTACCGCTGGTTTTAGCTGTTCAGACTTTTGCCACCATAGACTGCTCCATTGCTCACTTGTGTTTGGTCACTGGTGGGCTGGCAGCTGCTCTCCTGGCCACGAGAGGCACATTTCAGTGAGGTTCTCTTGAGCAGAGTCAGCCAGCATTTGTATTGCCTCTTGTTCTCCTGACAGGTGTAACCAGCCATGTGGATGACGAGTATCGATGGGCTGGGGTTGAGGACCCTAAGGTCATGATCACTACCTCCCGAGACCCCAGTTCTCGCCTGAAAATGTTTGCAAAGGTACTGGGGACAGGGAGTAGGGAATGCCCAGGCCTGGTGGCCCCAATTCTAATTTGGCATTGGTCCatgagcaggaactgaagctggtGTTCCCAGGTGCCCAGCGCATGAACCGAGGTCGGCATGAGGTTGGAGCGCTGGTTCGAGCTTGCAAAGCGAATGGGGTCACCGACCTGTTGGTTGTCCATGAGCACCGAGGCACACCTGGTAAGGCCTGCTGGGGGGCAAGGGACCGTGGGCTGTTGTCATGGCAGAGTGTCTGACAGCCTCTCCCCTACAGTGGGACTCATTGTCAGCCATCTGCCCTTCGGTCCTACTGCCTACTTCACACTGTGTAACGTGGTCATGCGGCACGACATCCCTGACCTGGGCACCATGTCAGAGGCTAAGCCCCACCTCATCACTCATGGCTTTTCCTCTCGACTGGGCAAGCGGGTGAGTATCGGCACCCTGTGGGGAGGGCCGAGGCTCAGGCCAGCCCTGTGACTCTGTCCTTGTGTCTCCAGGTGTCTGACATCCTTCGCTACCTATTCCCTGTGCCAAAAGACGACAGCCATCGGGTTATCACCTTTGCCAACCAGGATGACTACATCTCATTCCGGTGGGTCCATGAGCTGAGTGTGGGCCCATGGCCTTTGTAGCCCATGGGCTGACCCAcatacctacctctgcctcctttctccccAGGCACCATGTCTTCAAGAAGACAGACCATCGAAATGTGGAGCTGACTGAGGTCGGGCCTCGATTTGAGCTCAAGTGTGAGTTTGGGGCTTTAGTTTATGGCTGAGGGACGGTTGGTGGGACTTGGCTGTTCGTGGGATGACATCTCTCTCTTCACCCTAGTGTACATGATTCGCCTGGGCACACTGGAGCAGGAGGCTACCACAGATGTAGAGTGGCGCTGGCATCCGTATACCAACACAGCCCGCAAGAGGGTATTTCTGAGTGCTGAGTGAGCTGAGCCGCCAGCCAGTTGGGACTGACTTGTCACGGACAGATTGACAGGAAGGATCTAAGTCAAGTCTCTGTCCTCATCCTACCAGCTGCCTCTAACTGGTTACAGTGGGTCTACTGTCCAGACAGACCTGAAAGATGAAGCCCACAAAGCGTCTGTGGGGTGAGGATCTAATGCCTCCGGACTATGAATTCACCCTCAGGCTGGGGCAGGGGTACAGATCTGCACTGGAAAATGAATGGTTACCTTCTTGGGAGTTAGGCCCTGTGAGCACTTTTTCCTGTGCTTTAGGGTCAGTCTTTGTCACCAGCAACAAACCATTCAAGAGCCGGCCTAACTTGTCGCTTCAACTCTGCCAAGCAGGTGCACCCTCCTCTAACTGCGAGCTTCTCCACTCAGCCTCTTTGCTCGCCAAGATAACGACTCTGAAACTTGATGTTTCATGAATAAATTCCTAGGCCAATAGCTAGTGCCTGTTCCCTGCCTCGCTCATAACTCGGTTACCTGTTTTACTTTATGAGTGCCATATGGCTGGTTACCGTCTCTGTTTTATGCAACCATCTCCTGTGCCTCAGACTTTTCCAGAATGGGATGTCCTGCCTCCTATTTCTTAGCTCATTGGCCAtaagcttttttattgacaggtgatatttccatacagaacacaagagattctctctgcACCCTCCCTCTTTCACATGAGACAGAGTGACACCCACAACCTGCCTACCATACCTCTAACTCTTGTAGCTGTATGGCCTATCAACAGCACAGAGGGAGAGCTAGTGCTGCCCAGGGAGTTGCCTCAAGAGTCTGTGCTACAGCCTCTCTCAACCTACTGccctctctgtacccaaatccctgtACTTCCCCAAGGGCCCTGGGTTTATATGAAATGGTTGTCAAGACCCTGCAAATGCTCTAGAGCTGGCAGAGAATGCTGGTGATGAGACCCATCACAGTTAGGAGGAGGCCTCTGAGGAAGCATGTCAAACAGGATAAGGGAGACGTCTGCATGCTattatgaaaactgaacaacagagagaaaagaagccgTCTGGATGACATGCAAGGGCCTTGAGGTCCAGTAAGAAGTGAAAGGGAGCCATAGGACCCACTTAGGCCAGTGCTCTGCAATGGTGGGATCACAACTCCAGCTCATGAATCCAGTTGTCCAAACAAGGCCTCTGGGACTCTCCCATAGCTTTGTGGTGTGTGCGGGTGGGCATGCAttgaaatttcaaaatacaaGTAAGATCATGTGATCTCCTGTGTTTGTTTCGAGACATAGTTTCTCTggatagccctggttgtcctggaactcactctagcccaggctggccctgaactaagagatccgcctgcccctgccttgtgagtgctcagattaaaggcatgcacctctATAGCCCAGTTCTGTTCATTTCTTATGGCTACCATAAGGAATTACTGTGGAGCAGATAGTTTAACAGAAATTAGTTCTAGAGGCCAAGACTTGTTGGTCCTCTGCCATGACAACAGCCCAAGCTCCCTCGCCCTCCAGCAGGTGCAAGGTCAGGGCATTTCCTCCCTCCTAAGGCTGAGTGTGTTGGGGATGGGGATCTGTTTGCTTCTTGGCCTCCGATTGTTGCAGCAAATGGCTACCATAGCACTTCAGtgtcagggtggggtggggccttCATCTTCAGTGCTGCCTCTGTCCACCAAGTCTCTTGAACATTTCTCTCAGAAGAACCTTTGTTATATGTGCTTACTGCCCACGGCCTGGGTCCATCTCATTTACAATGCTGAACTCAATCGTATCTGCAGAGGCCCTTTCAAATACACCATTATTTACAGACTTTAAGAATTAGGAATTTTTTTTGTAATGTGCAAGAGaattttgcctgtgtatatgtctgcataCCACGTGAATGCCTGTTGCTGGATGAGGCCAGAAGCAGGTATAGAatcccctgggtctggagttagagacagttgggAGCCATCACATGAACCCTTGGAATTGAACTTCCATCTTCTGCAGGAGCAtctagtgttcttaacccctgagccagcttTTGTAAATTAATTTGTTGTTTCTTGCAGCTTCCTACACACTCTGTATCCTGCATGTTTACTGTTTTAATTATGCTATGACAGAAAGGCTTCTGGTCTGGCCCCTGTGGAGTTTGGCCTCTTGGAGCTCTTTGGACACCTCTTCATCTAAAGTTGGGAAATTTGAAAATATCTCCTCTTTGAGTTCATTGGGCATGAAATTCCTCTCCTTGTATGCCCATAATTTTGGCcttttcataatgtcccagaGATCTTGTGAAAGACCCAAAGGGTTTTCGCCATCCTCACACCTTGATTgtctcaggtcaagattaggccaagtactaGCTTCCCACCTCTGGTCAGGGGTAGGCCAAGtttcattctccacccacagttctcaggaggagcagggacattgtTTAAAAATcgcagaatgtactgatagttgttgtagtaaaattataaaaaaaaaaaaaatgcaatttttttACCCACTctagatccggcaccacagtgccccaagatatctgctagatatcttaatctcagtgcaaagcctctcacccgctttgcacCATCCcgtatcacactgccaaaggcctctctctgagcctggcaacaatctctacctatctagttcccaaggcagatttccatgccagaaacacacatcctaaCTCCGTGTCGGCATCGTCCAGctcccccacactcccttacacttaaatctacacatgaaagaacacacaacacaataacctttgatccaattgataaaatatagttgcccacctaaacatacaaagccttgtacacatccatcccttaagaacagtcatgacaacctgtaaaggtacagggTGGAATCTTAagtcagcctccatgttgtctcGAGGCtactctccatctcctcccctcaCCTCCTCTTCCCTTAAACTTCTCCTGACCATCCTTCTCGTCCTTCTTCCAAagacaggcctctttctatccaGTACAGGCCctcacctttattttacaaattaaatggggagaaggttctggtgaagtcacctgagtcctgagtaaatgagtaagcagctgtccttggggcggtggaattagcatcaaaatacagataacttcagggcaaaacACAACATTTCCCCATTTCgtccagttaaaaggccttttcccttatatataaattgagcataattattaccattctacaatctataaaacataaaatacactcaacacccagtccatcaattttgtccattagctaaagcaccttgtcatctatcctaaaagactataattctataaCTGACTTACATCTTGTTTTTAGATTGTATGCCACctgaaaaaccaccctttcaaatgtattatctttctcaatgctaaacagcttgggttgtctatgagactaccagTATTCAACCATGTCAGAagtctgagaatgaccaaatatctatatacacaggaagcctaacacagcttccagaactgaaagGTAGAAGAGACAAATCTCCAcaagcacagtcctctgttagcaacatgtgagcctAAGTCTtaagccttctggcccaaaatcaactgacagactcttaaaatgcacatttttga
Coding sequences within it:
- the Imp4 gene encoding U3 small nucleolar ribonucleoprotein protein IMP4, which codes for MLRREARLRREYLYRKAREEAQRSVQEKKERVKRALEENQLIPTELRREALALQGSLEFDDAGGEGVTSHVDDEYRWAGVEDPKVMITTSRDPSSRLKMFAKELKLVFPGAQRMNRGRHEVGALVRACKANGVTDLLVVHEHRGTPVGLIVSHLPFGPTAYFTLCNVVMRHDIPDLGTMSEAKPHLITHGFSSRLGKRVSDILRYLFPVPKDDSHRVITFANQDDYISFRHHVFKKTDHRNVELTEVGPRFELKLYMIRLGTLEQEATTDVEWRWHPYTNTARKRVFLSAE